The following proteins are encoded in a genomic region of Clostridium kluyveri:
- a CDS encoding MFS transporter: MNLEKEKRNIIIASMVAMFLAAVEGTVVITAVPTIVKNLNGFHLISWVFSTYLLTSTITTPIYGKLADLYGRKNILTFGIIIFLIGSFLCGLSQNMYFLIASRAVQGIGAGSIFTLTYTIIGDLFSVTGRAKVQGWLSTVWGVASLVGPFLGGFLIDTLSWHWIFFINIPFGIISVVLIQRNLKENFQKRDVHIDYFGTLILTISIILFLYGFLAGEKKESGNILFVLVYVLLAGVLLVIFYFVEKKAKEPVMPFEIFTKSSTIVNILGFLQSAVLIAMDVYVVLYIQNVLSFSATISGLCMAPMSLTWLMSSMFLAKYITKYSKRNIVLLSSIILLIGSMVLPLFNVNSPLILVILAVSILGFGFGGNLNTQTIVIQDSVEYSTRGAAVAVNTLLRNLGQTIGISVFGSIFNFSIIKYFENLNIQGIEPSNLYNTPALNNNLSAELVKESLNSGLHVLFICFIILNVISLMLSLFLPKRLEGEQLDI, from the coding sequence ATGAATTTAGAGAAAGAGAAGAGGAATATAATTATTGCCAGCATGGTGGCTATGTTTCTTGCAGCTGTGGAGGGAACCGTTGTAATTACAGCTGTGCCAACTATAGTAAAGAATTTAAATGGATTTCACCTTATAAGCTGGGTATTTTCTACATATTTACTTACATCAACCATTACCACTCCTATATATGGCAAGTTAGCAGATTTATATGGCAGAAAAAATATTTTAACTTTTGGTATAATAATATTTCTAATAGGCAGCTTTTTATGTGGGCTTTCTCAAAATATGTATTTTCTTATAGCATCCCGTGCTGTCCAGGGAATAGGAGCAGGGTCTATATTTACATTAACTTACACCATAATAGGAGACTTATTTTCTGTTACTGGAAGGGCTAAAGTTCAAGGCTGGCTAAGTACGGTGTGGGGAGTTGCAAGTCTGGTAGGACCTTTTTTGGGAGGATTTTTAATAGATACTTTGTCCTGGCACTGGATTTTTTTTATAAACATACCCTTTGGAATAATATCTGTGGTGCTTATTCAAAGGAACCTTAAAGAAAATTTTCAAAAAAGAGATGTACATATAGATTATTTTGGAACACTTATTTTAACTATTTCTATTATACTTTTTTTATATGGATTTTTGGCTGGAGAAAAGAAAGAAAGTGGAAATATACTCTTTGTGCTTGTATATGTTTTATTGGCAGGTGTGCTTCTTGTTATATTCTATTTTGTAGAAAAAAAAGCAAAAGAACCTGTTATGCCCTTTGAGATATTTACTAAATCAAGTACCATAGTGAATATATTAGGTTTTCTGCAATCCGCTGTATTAATTGCAATGGATGTGTATGTAGTCTTATATATTCAAAATGTGCTCAGCTTTAGTGCCACTATTTCAGGTCTTTGTATGGCACCTATGTCCCTTACCTGGCTTATGTCTTCAATGTTTTTGGCAAAGTATATAACTAAATATAGTAAAAGAAATATAGTTTTATTAAGTTCTATTATATTATTGATTGGAAGTATGGTATTACCTCTATTTAACGTAAATTCTCCATTAATTCTAGTAATACTTGCGGTATCAATACTGGGTTTTGGATTTGGAGGTAATTTAAACACCCAGACTATAGTTATACAGGATTCAGTGGAGTATTCTACGAGGGGGGCAGCAGTGGCAGTTAACACCCTCTTGAGGAATTTGGGTCAAACGATAGGAATAAGTGTATTTGGAAGCATATTTAATTTTAGTATAATAAAATATTTTGAAAACCTAAACATACAAGGTATAGAACCTAGTAATTTATATAATACTCCAGCATTAAACAATAATCTTTCCGCTGAACTTGTAAAAGAGTCTTTAAATTCAGGATTACATGTGCTATTTATATGTTTTATTATTTTAAATGTAATTTCACTGATGCTTTCTTTGTTTTTACCTAAGAGACTTGAAGGAGAACAGCTGGATATATAA
- a CDS encoding ribonuclease Z yields the protein MLDVCLLGCGGSMPIPGRNLTAMIVSYQGRKLLIDCGEGTQVSLKILGWKIRNIDVILFTHFHADHIAGLPGLLLTIANSGRLEPITIIGPYGLIKIVTGLKVIAPVLPYSIELVELHGKEKYFQKIGYFNINILSVDHGIPCFAYSIDVQRNRKFYREKALKNKVPLIFWSKLQKGEEIKQGDKLYTPDMVLGHGRRGLKISYCTDSRPGRELVEFVKESDIFICEGMYGDDEKKHKAISYKHMIFSEAAVIAKEAEVEELWLTHFSPSMIEPQAYIENAKNIFKNTIIGQDRYVKSINFKE from the coding sequence ATGTTGGATGTGTGCTTGTTAGGATGTGGAGGAAGTATGCCTATACCGGGCAGAAATCTTACAGCTATGATAGTTTCCTACCAAGGAAGAAAGTTGCTTATAGATTGCGGTGAAGGTACGCAGGTAAGTTTAAAAATATTGGGATGGAAAATTAGAAATATAGACGTGATTTTATTTACACATTTTCATGCAGATCATATAGCAGGACTTCCGGGACTACTGCTTACCATAGCAAATTCAGGAAGATTAGAGCCTATAACTATAATAGGACCTTATGGATTAATAAAAATTGTTACGGGTCTTAAAGTAATAGCACCAGTACTTCCCTATAGTATAGAGCTAGTTGAACTTCATGGAAAAGAGAAGTATTTTCAAAAAATAGGATACTTTAATATAAATATATTATCTGTAGATCATGGAATACCTTGTTTTGCATATTCAATAGATGTACAGAGAAATAGAAAATTCTATAGGGAGAAGGCCTTAAAAAATAAAGTACCGTTGATTTTCTGGAGTAAACTTCAAAAGGGAGAAGAAATAAAACAAGGGGATAAATTGTATACACCTGATATGGTGCTTGGACATGGTCGTAGAGGATTAAAAATATCCTATTGTACAGATTCAAGACCCGGTAGGGAGTTGGTTGAATTTGTAAAGGAATCTGATATTTTTATATGTGAAGGAATGTATGGAGATGATGAAAAAAAGCATAAAGCTATTTCATATAAGCATATGATTTTTTCGGAAGCGGCAGTTATTGCTAAAGAGGCAGAGGTAGAAGAACTATGGCTTACCCACTTTAGTCCTTCAATGATTGAACCACAAGCCTATATAGAAAATGCTAAAAATATATTTAAAAATACTATAATAGGACAGGATAGATATGTGAAAAGTATTAATTTTAAAGAATAA
- a CDS encoding PDDEXK nuclease domain-containing protein: MLEYHNNHNDIGALLEHLNMDIILSKNMAYKDISKNMFRLYWEIGNLILAKDDEGCGIEFINISAGYLKLKFPGNLSFTEKNLRNMAAFAREYGSQDLVDKIASKVNWSCNIIIMHKIKDSDKRLEFINKVMEKGWSIEELINNIDMEYGITGEEEEALKEDTCYEDLESIESKSIIIEENDFDEDIKLKKSADLNSDNSHFIQDIDLKENDLENESELKNYFYVLKDEYLLDFMEISDEVKEKYFQGQFMKNVIEFFLELKRGFALVGKKYHIELSGSDYYVDLLFYNLKLKCYLIVEFKIGKFKPEYLGILTFHLSIVDDSVKEERDNPSVGIILCKDGEKLIVQYAFKDKEAAGDGEYKLNGDIPEQFEGILPTVEEIGSGIKMKLKVE, from the coding sequence ATGTTGGAGTATCATAATAACCATAATGATATAGGAGCACTCCTTGAACATTTAAATATGGATATAATTCTTTCTAAAAATATGGCCTATAAAGATATAAGTAAAAATATGTTTAGGTTGTACTGGGAAATTGGAAATTTAATTTTAGCCAAGGATGATGAAGGTTGTGGGATAGAATTTATAAATATCTCGGCAGGTTACCTTAAGCTTAAATTCCCTGGGAACTTGAGTTTTACAGAGAAGAATTTAAGGAATATGGCTGCCTTTGCCAGAGAATACGGTTCGCAGGATTTGGTAGATAAAATAGCTTCAAAGGTAAATTGGTCCTGTAATATAATTATAATGCATAAAATAAAGGATTCAGATAAAAGATTAGAATTTATAAATAAGGTTATGGAAAAAGGTTGGTCAATTGAAGAATTGATTAATAATATAGACATGGAATATGGCATAACAGGTGAGGAGGAAGAAGCATTAAAAGAGGATACCTGTTATGAGGATTTGGAATCTATTGAAAGCAAGAGCATTATTATAGAGGAAAATGATTTTGATGAAGATATCAAGTTAAAAAAAAGTGCTGACTTAAATTCAGATAATTCTCATTTTATACAGGATATAGATTTAAAAGAAAATGATTTGGAGAATGAAAGTGAGTTAAAAAATTATTTTTATGTATTAAAAGATGAATACCTATTGGATTTCATGGAAATTTCCGATGAAGTAAAAGAAAAGTATTTTCAAGGACAGTTCATGAAAAATGTGATAGAATTTTTTCTGGAGTTAAAACGAGGATTTGCACTAGTTGGGAAAAAGTATCACATAGAATTGTCTGGTTCTGATTATTATGTGGATTTGCTTTTCTACAATCTGAAGCTTAAATGTTATTTAATTGTTGAATTTAAAATAGGAAAGTTTAAACCTGAGTATTTAGGAATTCTAACATTCCATCTATCCATAGTAGATGATTCAGTTAAAGAAGAAAGAGACAACCCTTCTGTAGGTATAATTCTTTGTAAAGATGGAGAAAAATTAATTGTACAATATGCTTTTAAAGATAAAGAAGCTGCCGGGGATGGAGAATATAAGCTCAACGGGGACATTCCAGAACAGTTTGAAGGAATACTTCCTACAGTGGAGGAAATAGGTTCTGGGATTAAGATGAAGCTTAAGGTAGAATAA
- a CDS encoding helix-turn-helix domain-containing protein — MLNGKKIRDIRVSLGYTTQDIQNITRNTKFKTSISKSYLEELERGDKKNPSLEKVAVIAKILGCKIDDLILSA, encoded by the coding sequence ATGTTAAACGGAAAAAAAATTCGTGATATAAGGGTAAGTTTAGGATATACTACTCAGGATATCCAAAATATTACTAGAAATACCAAATTTAAAACTTCAATCTCAAAATCTTATTTAGAAGAACTGGAGAGAGGGGATAAGAAAAATCCGAGCCTTGAAAAAGTTGCTGTAATTGCAAAAATACTTGGCTGTAAAATTGATGATTTAATATTAAGTGCATAG